One window from the genome of Phoenix dactylifera cultivar Barhee BC4 unplaced genomic scaffold, palm_55x_up_171113_PBpolish2nd_filt_p 000474F, whole genome shotgun sequence encodes:
- the LOC120106132 gene encoding uncharacterized protein LOC120106132 → MESSGCMGLVAVFAISSSVVLVSLQVQKRLVSEFKKKVELELGSVRNQRKKKVRFAADVIEPSSNNEEYRRRRTSPRPAPAMKDFSLSL, encoded by the exons ATGGAAAGCTCCGGTTGCATGGGATTAGTGGCAGTCTTTGCGATTTCGAGCAGCGTGGTTCTCGTATCCCTTCAGGTCCAGAAGCGCCTCGTGTCGGAATTCAAGAAGAAGGTTGAATTAGAACTAG GAAGTGTGAGAAACCAGCGAAAGAAGAAGGTGAGGTTTGCTGCCGATGTGATCGAGCCATCGTCGAACAACGAAGAGTATAGGAGGCGCAGGACGTCGCCTAGACCGGCTCCAGCAATGAAGGATTTCTCCTTATCATTGTGA